The proteins below are encoded in one region of Malaclemys terrapin pileata isolate rMalTer1 chromosome 8, rMalTer1.hap1, whole genome shotgun sequence:
- the LRRC8D gene encoding volume-regulated anion channel subunit LRRC8D, whose protein sequence is MFTLAEVASLNDIQPTYRILKPWWDVFMDYLAVVMLMVAIFAGTMQLTKDQVVCLPVLQSAVNSKAQPSISGNADVTPGFEATTDQDKEMAMRTVSFESAPTITPDIPLSGTTYSQLQSTVSNQEPKNDKQDSSGRKTNLDYQQYVFINQMCYHLALPWYSKYFPYLALIHTIILMVSSNFWFKYPKTCSKIEHFVSILGKCFESPWTTKALSETACEDSEENKQRLTGAQSLPKHVSTSSDEGSPSASTPMITKTGFKFSAEKPVIEVPSMTILDKKDGEQAKALFEKVRKFRAHVEDSDLIYKLYVVQTVIKTVKFIFILCYTANFVNEISFEHNCKPKVEHLTGYKEFECTHNMAYMLKKLLISYISLICVYGFVCLYTLFWLFRIPLKEYSFEKVREESSFSDIPDVKNDFAFLLHMVDQYDQLYSKRFGVFLSEVSENKLREISLNHEWTFEKLRQHVSRNAQDKQELHLFMLSGVPDAVFDLTDLDVLKLELIPEAKIPAKISQMTNLQELHLYHCPAKVEQTAFSFLRDNLRCLHVKFTDVAEIPAWVYLLKNLRELYLIGNLNSENNKMIGLESLRELRHLKILHVKSNLTKVPTNITDVAPHLTKLIIHNDGTKLVVLNSLKKMMNVAELELQNCELERIPHAIFSLSNLQDLDLKSNSIRTIEEVISFQHLKRLTCLKLWHNKIVNIPSSITHVKNLESLYLSNNKLESLPGAVFSLQKLRCLDVSYNSIAVIPLEIGLLQNLQHLHITGNKVDILPKQLFKCVKLRTLSLGQNCITSIPDKIGQLVQLTHLELKGNCLDRLPAMLGQCRLLRKSGLVVEDHLFDTLPSEVKEILNQDTSITFANGI, encoded by the coding sequence aTGTTTACCCTGGCAGAAGTTGCATCACTTAATGACATTCAGCCAACTTATCGCATCCTGAAACCATGGTGGGATGTATTTATGGATTATCTTGCTGTTGTTATGCTAATGGTTGCCATCTTTGCTGGAACCATGCAGCTGACCAAAGATCAGGTGGTCTGCTTGCCAGTATTGCAGTCTGCTGTAAATTCAAAAGCACAACCCAGCATATCAGGGAATGCTGATGTTACACCAGGATTTGAAGCAACCACTGATCAGGATAAAGAAATGGCAATGAGAACAGTTTCCTTTGAAAGTGCGCCTACCATAACACCAGACATACCACTGAGCGGAACTACCTATTCTCAGTTGCAATCTACTGTATCAAATCAGGAGCCGAAGAATGACAAACAGGATTCTTCAGGCCGAAAAACCAATTTGGATTATCAGCAATATGTATTTATTAACCAGATGTGCTATCATTTGGCTCTTCCTTGGTATTCAAAGTATTTTCCCTATCTTGCTCTCATACATACTATTATTTTAATGGTCAGTAGCAATTTTTGGTTTAAATATCCCAAAACATGCTCAAAAATTGAACATTTTGTGTCTATATTAGGAAAGTGTTTTGAATCCCCATGGACTACAAAAGCATTATCTGAAACAGCATGTGAGGACTCTGAGGAGAACAAACAGAGACTAACGGGTGCCCAGTCCCTGCCAAAGCACGTTTCCACTAGCAGTGATGAAGGAAGCCCAAGTGCTAGTACTCCCATGATAACCAAGACTGGCTtcaagttttcagctgaaaagcCAGTTATTGAGGTTCCCAGCATGACTATTTTAGATAAAAAAGACGGAGAACAAGCCAAAGCCCTGTTTGAAAAAGTTCGAAAATTCCGGGCCCATGTGGAGGACAGTGACTTGATTTATAAACTCTATGTTGTCCAGACAGTCATCAAGACAGTCAAGTTCATATTTATTCTTTGCTATACAGCTAACTTTGTAAATGAGATTAGTTTTGAGCACAACTGCAAGCCAAAAGTGGAGCATTTGACTGGCTATAAGGAATTTGAGTGCACACACAATATGGCTTATATGTTGAAAAAGCTGCTTATCAGCTACATTTCTCTCATTTGTGTGTATGGTTTTGTCTGTCTGTACACACTCTTCTGGTTGTTTAGAATACCCTTAAAAGAATATTCCTTTGAGAAGGTCAGAGAAGAGAGCAGCTTCAGTGATATTCCTGATGTTAAAAACGATTTTGCATTTCTTTTGCACATGGTAGATCAATACGACCAGTTGTACTCCAAGAGATTTGGTGTCTTCTTGTCAGAGGTAAGTGAAAACAAGCTACGTGAAATTAGTTTAAACCACGAGTGGACATTTGAAAAACTTCGGCAGCATGTCTCCCGCAATGCACAAGACAAGCAAGAGCTGCATCTCTTCATGCTATCAGGGGTCCCTGATGCAGTGTTTGATCTGACAGACCTGGATGTGCTGAAACTTGAGCTGATTCCTGAAGCAAAAATCCCAGCTAAAATCTCCCAGATGACTAACCTTCAAGAGCTTCATCTCTATCACTGCCCTGCAAAGGTTGAGCAGACTGCTTTCAGCTTCCTCCGTGACAACTTGAGATGCCTTCACGTGAAATTCACAGATGTTGCAGAAATTCCTGCTTGGGTGTATTTGCTCAAAAATCTCCGTGAGTTATACTTGATAGGCAACTTGAATTCTGAAAACAATAAGATGATAGGGCTTGAATCTCTCAGAGAGTTAAGACACCTTAAAATTCTTCATGTGAAGAGTAATTTGACCAAAGTCCCCACCAATATCACAGATGTGGCACCGCATCTAACAAAACTAATAATTCACAATGATGGCACCAAGCTTGTGGTACTGAATAGCCTTAAGAAAATGATGAATGTAGCTGAGTTAGAACTACAGAACTGTGAACTGGAGAGAATTCCGCATGCCATTTTCAGTCTGTCTAATTTACAGGATCTGGATTTAAAATCAAATAGCATACGCACAATTGAAGAAGTCATCAGCTTCCAGCACTTAAAAAGACTTACTTGCTTAAAGTTGTGGCACAATAAAATAGTCAACATTCCTTCCTCCATTACCCATGTAAAGAACTTGGAGTCACTTTATCTCTCCAATAACAAACTCGAATCCTTGCCAGGCGCAGTGTTCAGTTTACAGAAACTCAGATGCTTAGATGTAAGCTATAACTCAATTGCAGTAATTCCACTGGAAATCGGATTGCTTCAAAATCTGCAGCATTTGCATATCACAGGAAACAAAGTGGATATTTTGCCAAAACAGTTGTTTAAATGTGTGAAATTAAGGACTTTGAGTCTGGGGCAAAACTGTATTACCTCGATCCCAGATAAAATTGGTCAGCTCGTGCAGCTAACTCACCTGGAACTGAAGGGAAACTGCTTAGATCGGCTACCAGCTATGCTAGGACAATGTCGGCTTCTCAGGAAAAGCGGGCTTGTTGTGGAAGATCACCTCTTTGACACTTTGCCTTCAGAAGTTAAAGAAATATTGAATCAAGACACAAGCATTACCTTTGCTAATGGGATTTAA